In the genome of Thermosphaera aggregans DSM 11486, one region contains:
- a CDS encoding V-type ATP synthase subunit B, with amino-acid sequence MSYNLIVRESRRLHRAQGSLLFVETIPGVSYGELVEVSLPNGEVKLGQVIDVSKTATVIQVFGGVSDIDLQKTTVRYRGEVLRVPVSIDMLGRILDGFGRPIDGGGEVVPEDYLDVNGYPLNPSARLPPNEFIETGISAIDGLFSIVRGQKLPIFSGSGLPHNRVAAQIVRQARVLGKEEKFAVVFAAIGVPYDDAMFFIESFRKSGAMERTVALINTANSPVIERIATPRFALSIAEHLAWNYDMHVLVVMTDMTFYCEALRELSAAREEVPGRRGYPGYMYTDLATIYERAGRALNKKGSITQFPILTMPDDDITHPIPDLTGYITEGQIVFSRGMWLKGVYPPIDPLMSLSRLMKDGIGPGKTREDHHGVFMQLISSYAEAVRLRELSVIVGSEALSARDKKFLEFAEKFEKRFIGQGEFERRSIEQTLDIAWELLAILPEEELKKVNIEHIKKYHPRYRGLEKPGS; translated from the coding sequence TTGAGCTACAACCTGATTGTTAGGGAAAGCCGCAGGCTTCACAGAGCCCAGGGAAGCCTGCTTTTCGTCGAAACTATCCCGGGAGTCTCCTACGGCGAGCTCGTTGAGGTTTCATTGCCGAATGGGGAGGTTAAGCTTGGACAGGTAATAGATGTCAGCAAGACGGCAACAGTTATACAGGTGTTCGGCGGGGTTTCGGACATCGACCTCCAGAAGACCACTGTGAGATACAGGGGCGAGGTCTTGAGAGTCCCTGTCTCGATAGACATGCTTGGAAGAATATTGGACGGTTTCGGCAGACCCATTGATGGTGGAGGTGAAGTAGTTCCGGAGGACTACTTGGATGTAAACGGGTACCCGCTAAATCCTTCAGCCAGGTTGCCGCCGAACGAATTCATAGAAACAGGAATCTCAGCTATAGATGGATTATTCAGCATTGTTAGAGGGCAGAAACTTCCTATCTTCAGCGGGTCAGGACTCCCCCATAACAGGGTGGCCGCACAAATAGTTAGGCAGGCAAGGGTTTTAGGGAAAGAAGAGAAGTTCGCAGTCGTCTTCGCAGCGATAGGTGTCCCATATGACGACGCCATGTTTTTCATAGAGTCCTTCAGGAAGTCTGGAGCGATGGAGAGGACTGTAGCATTGATAAACACTGCTAACTCGCCTGTTATAGAGAGGATTGCTACACCGCGCTTCGCCTTATCAATTGCCGAGCACTTGGCCTGGAATTATGACATGCACGTGCTCGTAGTGATGACCGACATGACTTTCTACTGTGAAGCCTTGAGAGAGCTTAGCGCTGCAAGGGAGGAAGTTCCCGGGAGAAGAGGATACCCTGGATACATGTACACAGACCTGGCCACCATTTACGAAAGAGCTGGGAGAGCTCTGAACAAAAAGGGCAGTATTACCCAGTTCCCCATTCTAACCATGCCTGACGATGACATAACACATCCCATACCTGACCTAACCGGTTACATTACAGAGGGGCAAATAGTGTTTTCTCGTGGAATGTGGCTTAAGGGAGTATACCCGCCAATAGACCCGTTGATGAGTCTCTCGAGGTTGATGAAGGATGGTATAGGGCCTGGCAAGACGAGGGAGGATCATCACGGGGTGTTCATGCAACTGATCAGCTCCTACGCTGAAGCGGTGAGGCTTAGAGAGCTCTCGGTCATCGTGGGCTCCGAGGCGTTGAGTGCTAGGGATAAAAAATTCCTTGAGTTCGCAGAAAAGTTTGAAAAACGGTTCATAGGGCAGGGGGAGTTTGAGAGGAGAAGCATAGAACAGACGCTTGACATTGCCTGGGAACTATTAGCAATTCTTCCAGAAGAGGAGTTGAAAAAAGTTAATATAGAGCATATCAAGAAGTATCATCCAAGGTACAGGGGGCTTGAAAAACCAGGCTCCTAA
- a CDS encoding V-type ATP synthase subunit A — MEKKGVIYRISGPLVIAENVKGVGVYEVVEVGEERLIGEVIGVEQDRAVIQVYEDTTGLKIGEPVYLTGQPLSAELGPGLITSIFDGIQRPLPVIQELAGIFVRKGVKTSPLPRNKKWDFKPLVKPGAKVGPGDFIGVVKETELISHYIMVPLETRGIVEWVAGEGSYTIEEPVAKINGVEVKMYHKWPVRKPRPFTEKLDSREPLVTGLRVIDFFFPIGKGGKAAIPGGFGTGKTVTLQGLTKRSEADITIYIGCGERGNEMADALHSFIKLTDFRTGRPLMERSVFIANTSNMPVAAREASVFMGVTIGEYYRDMGYNVLLVADSTSRWAEAMREISGRLEELPGEEGFPAYLGSRLASFYERSGLVKTIGEPPRVGSLTIIGAVSPPGADFSEPVTQATLRVVRALYALDVNLAYRRHYPAINWLTSYSLYVEHVKEWWSEQGGDYGLLREKLMSILQKEAELEELVRLVGTEALPAEDKLTLEVARMVREDFLQQDAFSPVDAFSPPLKTLYMAKVISLFHDYAFDALRKGVALEKILTMKVKEKIARMKDIPVFDYEKAFQEIMDDIKKEFELLLQEVG, encoded by the coding sequence TTGGAGAAGAAGGGAGTTATTTACAGAATATCCGGCCCCCTCGTCATTGCTGAAAACGTTAAAGGCGTAGGAGTCTACGAGGTAGTGGAGGTAGGTGAGGAGAGACTAATAGGTGAGGTCATAGGAGTTGAGCAAGACAGGGCTGTGATCCAGGTTTACGAAGACACTACTGGCTTAAAGATTGGGGAGCCTGTTTACCTCACGGGCCAACCTTTATCGGCGGAACTGGGACCAGGGCTGATAACCTCGATCTTCGACGGTATTCAAAGACCTCTTCCAGTTATTCAGGAACTCGCTGGGATATTCGTTAGAAAAGGTGTAAAGACGTCCCCGCTTCCGAGGAATAAGAAATGGGATTTTAAACCATTGGTGAAACCCGGGGCCAAGGTTGGCCCGGGAGACTTCATAGGGGTGGTAAAGGAAACCGAGCTGATTTCCCATTACATAATGGTTCCCTTAGAAACTAGGGGTATTGTCGAATGGGTTGCTGGAGAAGGCTCCTATACTATTGAAGAACCGGTGGCAAAAATCAATGGTGTAGAAGTTAAAATGTATCATAAATGGCCTGTTAGAAAACCCAGGCCGTTTACAGAGAAGCTTGATTCAAGGGAGCCCCTTGTAACCGGGCTGAGAGTCATTGATTTCTTTTTCCCAATTGGGAAAGGCGGTAAAGCCGCGATACCTGGAGGCTTCGGAACCGGGAAAACCGTGACTCTTCAGGGGTTGACAAAGCGGAGTGAAGCAGACATTACAATCTACATTGGATGCGGGGAAAGAGGTAATGAAATGGCTGACGCGCTCCACAGTTTCATCAAGCTAACCGATTTCAGAACGGGAAGACCTTTGATGGAGAGAAGCGTGTTCATCGCTAATACTAGCAATATGCCCGTGGCCGCGAGAGAAGCCAGCGTGTTCATGGGGGTTACCATTGGAGAATACTACAGGGACATGGGTTATAATGTGCTACTGGTGGCAGACTCCACAAGTAGATGGGCCGAGGCTATGAGAGAGATTAGCGGGAGACTCGAGGAACTGCCGGGTGAGGAAGGCTTTCCCGCTTACCTCGGCTCAAGACTTGCATCATTCTACGAGAGAAGCGGACTCGTAAAAACCATTGGAGAGCCTCCTAGAGTCGGCAGTTTAACAATTATCGGTGCAGTTTCACCCCCCGGTGCCGACTTCAGCGAACCTGTTACCCAAGCTACGCTGAGAGTAGTAAGAGCTCTCTACGCTCTCGACGTCAACTTAGCGTATCGTAGACACTACCCGGCCATAAACTGGCTGACAAGCTACAGCCTTTACGTAGAACACGTTAAAGAATGGTGGAGTGAGCAGGGAGGGGATTACGGATTACTGAGGGAGAAATTGATGAGTATACTACAAAAGGAAGCTGAGCTTGAGGAGCTGGTAAGACTAGTAGGTACTGAAGCCTTGCCAGCAGAAGATAAGCTCACACTTGAGGTTGCGCGAATGGTAAGAGAGGATTTTCTCCAGCAAGATGCTTTCAGCCCTGTTGACGCTTTCTCACCTCCTTTGAAGACTCTATACATGGCTAAAGTGATCAGCTTATTCCATGACTACGCATTCGATGCCTTGAGGAAGGGGGTTGCGCTGGAAAAAATCCTCACCATGAAAGTAAAGGAGAAAATCGCGAGAATGAAGGACATTCCAGTCTTCGACTATGAGAAAGCCTTCCAGGAGATCATGGATGATATTAAGAAAGAATTCGAACTACTTTTACAGGAGGTGGGGTGA
- a CDS encoding V-type ATP synthase subunit E, which translates to MDVNRHLTEARERILEEARRKAKMIVEEAEREAEIIVKKAEEEWKKRAMEEENRILEEARREAALKISEARRLSRLRISQEMASIIDELFKQAENGLNHLDLLEVEKSLENLLTDSLKYVDKPRKVYVSEKDVETMRRILSRLGLGHVEVAPAEIRGGLILESESGILVDNSYESRLKLARRALTPLIRKKLWG; encoded by the coding sequence TTGGATGTAAACCGACATTTAACGGAGGCGCGTGAAAGAATCCTCGAGGAGGCTAGGAGAAAAGCAAAAATGATAGTAGAGGAGGCTGAAAGGGAGGCTGAAATAATCGTTAAGAAAGCAGAGGAGGAGTGGAAAAAGAGAGCTATGGAGGAGGAAAACAGAATACTGGAGGAGGCTAGGAGGGAGGCCGCGCTCAAGATATCCGAGGCTCGCAGGCTTTCAAGGCTTAGGATTTCTCAAGAAATGGCCTCTATTATAGATGAGCTGTTTAAACAAGCTGAGAATGGGCTGAACCACCTCGACCTTCTCGAAGTTGAGAAATCCCTTGAGAACTTGTTGACAGACTCGCTGAAATACGTTGACAAGCCAAGAAAAGTTTACGTTTCCGAAAAAGATGTGGAAACCATGCGCAGGATTTTAAGCAGGCTGGGGCTAGGGCATGTTGAAGTAGCTCCCGCTGAAATAAGAGGTGGTTTAATCTTGGAGTCGGAGTCAGGGATTCTGGTAGACAATAGCTATGAGTCGAGACTGAAGCTCGCTAGGAGAGCGCTAACACCACTCATACGTAAAAAGCTCTGGGGTTGA
- a CDS encoding ATPase: MDPLATGIAYFAATLPLAGGILGSSRGMWYAASVGASVLAEEPTQFRNVLTLAALPMTQTFYGLIQMIYLILIYAPIRDGTVELSKALALLGLGFVGFLAEAISAWAQGVVCASGIAELPRTKGASFVNTVILAAYVELWGILGIVFTILGTTLIG; encoded by the coding sequence TTGGATCCGCTAGCTACGGGTATAGCCTATTTCGCAGCTACTCTTCCACTAGCAGGAGGAATTTTAGGATCGAGTAGAGGAATGTGGTACGCTGCCAGCGTAGGGGCTTCAGTTCTTGCAGAAGAACCAACCCAGTTTAGAAACGTTCTAACCCTTGCAGCTCTACCAATGACCCAGACATTCTATGGGCTTATTCAAATGATATATCTAATCCTGATATATGCCCCAATAAGAGATGGAACCGTCGAGCTCTCCAAAGCGTTAGCTCTGCTCGGGCTAGGCTTTGTCGGATTCTTGGCCGAGGCCATATCCGCATGGGCTCAGGGAGTCGTTTGCGCGAGCGGAATAGCTGAGCTACCGAGGACGAAAGGAGCTAGCTTCGTGAACACCGTTATACTTGCAGCTTATGTGGAATTATGGGGGATTCTCGGAATCGTCTTCACGATACTGGGTACCACTCTGATAGGGTGA